In Patescibacteria group bacterium, a single window of DNA contains:
- a CDS encoding S41 family peptidase: MKSTNFKNLIVVAVLMIFCLALGYGIGAKGFEVNYVKGGNVTISRVTPEPNVDFSLFWKVWDDINSTYYDKSKIIPSQMVYGAIQGMVNSLGDPYTMFLPPSENQVTNQDLQGNFSGVGIELGYKGQNLAVEAPLPGSPAEKAGVKPGDLIVGIKDAAKNVNITNTQNITLGQAVEDIRGNTGTKVTLTLVRDGTSQPITVDIIRENINVPSVTLEYVGDNKDIAHISILKFGADTYTEWQKEVADIQTHQNIKGVILDLRNNPGGYLQDAVDIAGEFLPEGSTVVIQQDGNGNKEPLLTNREGAFVNTKTVVLINGGSASASEILSGALRDDRKIQLVGEKSFGKGTVQEPLDLDGGAGIHITVAKWLTPNGTWVHGVGLTPDVKVTQSATSTSDDQLNAAVKLFQ; the protein is encoded by the coding sequence ATGAAGTCTACAAATTTTAAAAATTTAATTGTCGTTGCAGTCCTTATGATTTTTTGCCTTGCCTTAGGCTATGGTATTGGTGCAAAAGGTTTTGAAGTAAATTATGTAAAAGGCGGAAATGTAACCATTAGCCGCGTTACTCCAGAGCCAAATGTGGATTTTTCTCTTTTCTGGAAAGTTTGGGACGATATTAATAGCACTTACTACGACAAATCAAAAATAATTCCTTCTCAAATGGTTTACGGCGCGATTCAAGGAATGGTAAATAGTTTGGGTGATCCTTATACAATGTTCTTGCCGCCTTCTGAAAATCAGGTCACAAATCAGGATCTTCAGGGAAACTTTAGCGGTGTAGGAATTGAATTAGGTTATAAAGGACAAAACCTCGCAGTTGAAGCGCCGCTTCCTGGAAGCCCTGCAGAAAAAGCTGGCGTAAAGCCGGGAGATTTAATTGTTGGTATTAAAGATGCCGCAAAAAATGTGAATATCACAAATACACAAAATATTACTTTGGGGCAGGCGGTTGAAGATATACGAGGAAATACTGGGACAAAAGTTACTTTAACTTTAGTTCGAGACGGAACAAGTCAGCCAATCACAGTTGATATAATCAGAGAAAATATTAATGTCCCATCTGTCACTCTTGAATATGTTGGCGACAATAAAGACATTGCTCACATTTCTATTTTAAAGTTTGGCGCAGATACTTATACAGAATGGCAAAAGGAAGTTGCAGACATTCAGACCCATCAAAACATAAAGGGTGTAATTTTAGATTTACGAAATAATCCAGGAGGATATCTTCAAGATGCTGTTGATATTGCAGGAGAATTTTTGCCGGAAGGATCGACAGTTGTTATTCAGCAGGATGGAAACGGAAATAAAGAACCATTACTAACAAATCGTGAAGGAGCTTTTGTAAATACCAAAACAGTTGTCTTGATAAATGGCGGAAGTGCAAGTGCTTCAGAAATTTTATCAGGAGCGCTTCGCGATGACAGAAAAATTCAATTGGTTGGAGAAAAATCTTTTGGTAAAGGAACTGTGCAGGAGCCTCTTGATCTTGACGGAGGAGCAGGAATTCATATCACAGTTGCCAAATGGCTTACTCCAAACGGTACCTGGGTCCACGGAGTTGGTCTTACTCCAGATGTAAAAGTTACACAAAGTGCAACAAGCACAAGCGATGATCAGTTGAATGCTGCAGTTAAATTATTTCAGTAA
- a CDS encoding HisS family protein: MQKGPTTPKGFRDINPELAKKRRATMNMIADVLEGFDFVPLETPTVEFAETLTGKYGDEEKLIYKFTDRGGRELALRYDLTVPLARYIANNLNVIANGPFRRYQTGNVFRGENTQKGRYREFTQFDMDTIGSTEKREDAKVIAAAIKAARKIGLTDAKMAVNDRKNFKDLKIEDIREIDKMYKIGKENIRKDLLEFVEQTTLTDNLKNIFDILEKEFELKEGKDFFFDPTLARGLDYYTSTILELKPNGRPEEQSIGGGGRYDELIGMFAERKIPAVGFSFGIDRIMELI; this comes from the coding sequence ATGCAAAAAGGGCCAACAACACCAAAAGGATTTCGCGATATTAACCCAGAGCTTGCAAAGAAACGACGAGCTACGATGAATATGATCGCTGATGTCTTGGAAGGATTTGATTTTGTACCACTTGAAACTCCAACAGTTGAATTTGCAGAGACTTTAACTGGAAAATATGGAGATGAAGAAAAATTAATTTATAAATTTACAGACCGCGGCGGACGCGAACTAGCTCTACGCTATGACCTTACTGTTCCCCTTGCAAGATATATTGCCAACAATTTGAATGTAATTGCAAATGGTCCATTTAGGAGATATCAAACTGGGAATGTTTTTCGGGGAGAAAATACACAAAAAGGGCGTTATAGAGAATTTACACAATTTGACATGGATACTATTGGATCAACTGAGAAACGAGAAGATGCAAAAGTAATTGCTGCGGCAATTAAAGCTGCGAGAAAAATTGGACTAACTGATGCAAAGATGGCAGTTAATGACAGGAAAAACTTTAAAGATTTAAAAATTGAAGATATCAGAGAAATCGATAAGATGTATAAAATCGGCAAAGAAAATATTAGAAAAGATTTATTAGAATTCGTAGAACAAACTACATTAACTGATAATCTTAAGAATATTTTTGATATTTTAGAAAAAGAATTTGAATTAAAAGAAGGAAAAGACTTTTTCTTTGACCCGACACTTGCAAGAGGATTAGATTATTACACTTCAACTATTTTGGAATTAAAACCAAACGGACGCCCTGAAGAACAATCAATTGGCGGAGGTGGACGATATGATGAACTTATTGGAATGTTTGCAGAGCGAAAAATTCCTGCTGTTGGCTTCTCCTTTGGAATTGACCGAATAATGGAACTTATTTAA
- a CDS encoding peptide chain release factor-like protein, translated as MVETIYLEIRGATGGDEAKLWGQDLLRMYSRFATRKLWKFELIDEATLKITGENVFALLKNESGVHRVQRVPSTEKRGRIHTSTATVAVLPQLTETDIKINPQDLDWQFIRAGGHGGQNVNKVSTAVRLTHKPTGIMIVAREERFQQQNRIIAMDLLRAKLWEKAELEKERTVAGYRSAIGRGMRAEKIRTYNFPQDRVTDHRIHKNWGNLEKIMDGELDRVVELTKN; from the coding sequence ATGGTTGAAACAATTTATCTTGAAATCCGCGGAGCTACAGGCGGAGACGAAGCCAAACTTTGGGGGCAAGATCTCCTTCGTATGTATTCCCGATTTGCCACACGTAAGCTCTGGAAATTTGAACTTATAGATGAGGCAACTTTGAAGATTACTGGCGAAAATGTTTTTGCATTATTAAAAAATGAAAGCGGAGTTCATAGAGTGCAGCGAGTCCCTTCCACTGAAAAGCGAGGACGCATTCATACGTCAACTGCAACTGTTGCTGTTCTTCCTCAATTAACAGAAACAGACATTAAAATAAACCCGCAAGACCTTGATTGGCAATTTATTAGAGCTGGCGGACATGGAGGGCAAAATGTTAATAAGGTTTCGACAGCTGTACGACTAACACACAAACCAACTGGAATTATGATTGTTGCAAGAGAAGAGCGATTTCAGCAACAAAATAGAATTATTGCGATGGATTTGCTTCGCGCTAAGCTTTGGGAAAAAGCAGAACTTGAGAAAGAAAGAACAGTTGCAGGATATCGTAGCGCGATTGGGCGAGGAATGAGAGCTGAAAAAATCAGAACTTATAATTTTCCACAAGACAGAGTAACAGATCACAGAATTCATAAAAATTGGGGAAATTTAGAGAAAATTATGGATGGAGAATTAGATAGAGTTGTGGAACTTACTAAGAATTAA
- a CDS encoding DMT family transporter, which yields MKYRFRAFVFLIISALISGIAGPVIKLTLKNVPVDTFLFYRFFISSVIVILLLPFAKLKIPKKPSILLNFILYGFLNSTVALGFLFLGANKTTLLNWSLITLISPILTILAGYIMLHDRISRKLKMGILITFLGAFIILIGPFITTGDNVGEVSGNIFVVISMIAGAASTIIVKNLLRQGEDPLSLSNFSWVIGFFSFLIIILFNGKLVNTFETIQSLPIQYHLGVLYMAIFSGSIAYYLGNSAQKTLSVSEAAVFGYVPSVISAILAVILLGDAITVYVIIGTIITFAGVYLAETRHKVV from the coding sequence ATGAAATACAGATTTCGCGCTTTTGTTTTTTTAATTATTAGCGCTCTTATTAGCGGAATTGCAGGGCCTGTTATAAAACTTACTTTAAAAAATGTACCTGTTGATACGTTTCTTTTTTACAGATTTTTTATATCAAGCGTAATTGTAATTTTGCTTTTGCCTTTTGCAAAGTTAAAAATTCCCAAAAAGCCTTCGATATTGTTAAATTTTATTTTGTACGGATTTTTAAACTCGACAGTTGCACTTGGATTTTTATTTCTGGGGGCAAATAAAACAACACTTCTCAACTGGAGCTTGATTACACTTATTTCTCCAATTCTTACAATCCTTGCAGGATATATTATGCTGCATGACCGCATTTCCAGAAAGCTTAAAATGGGAATTTTAATTACCTTTTTGGGAGCTTTTATAATTTTAATCGGACCGTTTATAACCACTGGAGACAATGTCGGCGAAGTGTCTGGAAATATTTTTGTGGTTATTTCCATGATCGCAGGAGCTGCAAGCACCATAATTGTTAAAAATTTACTGCGCCAAGGAGAAGACCCTCTGAGCTTAAGCAATTTTTCCTGGGTTATTGGTTTTTTTAGCTTTTTAATTATTATTTTGTTTAACGGGAAGCTCGTGAATACTTTTGAAACAATTCAAAGTCTGCCAATACAATATCATCTTGGGGTTTTATACATGGCAATTTTTAGTGGCAGCATTGCTTATTATCTTGGGAATTCAGCTCAAAAAACGCTTAGCGTTAGCGAAGCTGCAGTATTTGGATATGTCCCGTCTGTAATTTCTGCGATTCTTGCTGTCATTCTTCTGGGCGATGCAATAACGGTTTATGTGATAATTGGAACAATAATTACTTTTGCAGGAGTATATCTTGCTGAAACTAGGCACAAGGTGGTATAA
- a CDS encoding single-stranded DNA-binding protein — MARSLNKVLLIGNLTRDPELRYTPQGTAVVTFSIATNRQWKTESGEMKDQAEFHRVVAWDKLAEICGKMLKKGTRCYVEGRLQTRSWQAQDGAQKQTTEIVISDMIVLDNKSSNTTSDVNIPDDFNQEPQEKAEPKKEVKKEEPKVEEEPEVNEDDIPF, encoded by the coding sequence ATGGCAAGAAGTTTAAATAAAGTTTTACTTATCGGAAATTTAACTCGAGATCCAGAATTAAGATACACACCGCAGGGAACTGCAGTAGTTACTTTTTCTATTGCAACCAATCGTCAGTGGAAAACTGAGAGTGGGGAAATGAAAGATCAGGCAGAATTTCATCGAGTTGTCGCCTGGGATAAATTAGCAGAAATCTGCGGCAAGATGCTTAAAAAGGGGACAAGATGTTATGTTGAAGGAAGATTGCAAACTCGTTCTTGGCAGGCTCAGGACGGAGCACAAAAACAAACAACAGAAATTGTTATTTCTGATATGATTGTCCTTGATAATAAAAGTTCAAATACAACTTCTGATGTGAATATTCCAGATGATTTTAATCAGGAGCCACAAGAAAAAGCAGAACCAAAAAAGGAAGTTAAAAAGGAAGAACCAAAAGTTGAAGAAGAGCCAGAAGTAAATGAAGACGATATACCATTTTAA
- the rpmE gene encoding 50S ribosomal protein L31 yields MKAKIHPKYFDATVICACGNTFTVGATVPEIHVEVCSVCHPFYTGQMKFVDTAGRVDAFNARMQKVNEKKISKTEKRRLKREKKLKEESARPETLSALRNG; encoded by the coding sequence ATGAAAGCGAAGATTCACCCAAAATATTTTGATGCGACTGTAATTTGCGCTTGTGGCAATACATTTACAGTTGGCGCAACTGTGCCTGAAATTCATGTTGAAGTTTGTTCTGTTTGCCATCCTTTTTACACAGGGCAAATGAAATTTGTAGATACAGCAGGACGAGTTGATGCGTTTAACGCCCGTATGCAAAAAGTAAATGAAAAGAAAATCAGCAAGACTGAAAAGAGACGCTTGAAGCGCGAAAAGAAATTGAAAGAAGAATCTGCAAGACCAGAAACTTTGAGCGCACTTCGAAATGGTTGA
- a CDS encoding trypsin-like peptidase domain-containing protein, with protein MSICTFGIYDIYWFYKQWKSFKSDKNLKISPFWRSIFSPIFSYSLFKTISNASKEIDGNKGLEAGAWALIYFFLCRVWPLSSLSLIQAQRSINFYWKKKLGNQLVRSKFGAWNWIVLSGFLGLFIFGFGDSSNSTTTPTTSIPNNAVTINSPSPTPTLESNVSYVVVDILCNNQSAGSGTILTSDGLVLTNNHVIDQATSCIVTLPDSTTGSPKEIYVGTPQSVPGLSKLYDIATVQINKPYTDSSGKTWGMDPLNFATYKSPDTCKTYTPHLGDSIRIYGYPVTSGGYNLTITEGIISSFSNDGYILTSAKVDSGNSGGFATSQDGCWIGIPSAVVSGNFQNLGVIIPASTIEDFASRIPTSQ; from the coding sequence ATGTCCATCTGTACCTTTGGTATATATGATATATATTGGTTTTATAAGCAATGGAAATCTTTTAAATCAGATAAAAACCTCAAAATTTCTCCGTTTTGGCGATCAATATTCTCTCCCATATTTTCATACTCACTATTCAAAACGATTTCGAATGCATCTAAAGAAATTGATGGAAATAAAGGACTTGAAGCAGGAGCTTGGGCTCTAATATATTTCTTCCTTTGTAGAGTTTGGCCCCTCAGCTCGCTCAGTCTCATACAAGCTCAAAGATCCATTAATTTCTATTGGAAGAAAAAATTAGGTAATCAATTGGTCAGGTCAAAATTTGGTGCTTGGAACTGGATTGTTTTATCAGGTTTCTTGGGATTATTTATTTTTGGATTTGGTGATTCATCAAATTCTACAACTACACCAACAACCAGTATTCCAAATAATGCTGTAACCATAAATTCTCCGAGTCCAACACCAACACTTGAAAGCAATGTTTCGTATGTTGTAGTAGATATACTTTGTAATAATCAAAGTGCTGGTTCGGGAACTATACTAACAAGTGATGGGTTGGTATTGACCAATAATCACGTTATAGATCAAGCAACATCATGTATAGTTACTTTACCAGATAGTACAACAGGCTCCCCAAAAGAAATTTATGTAGGTACCCCTCAAAGTGTTCCGGGTTTAAGTAAGTTGTACGATATTGCAACAGTTCAGATAAATAAACCTTATACAGACTCATCTGGAAAGACATGGGGAATGGATCCTCTAAATTTTGCAACATATAAAAGTCCAGACACATGTAAAACTTATACGCCACATCTAGGTGATTCAATTAGGATTTACGGTTACCCGGTCACGAGCGGAGGATATAATCTTACAATAACAGAGGGTATTATAAGTAGCTTCTCGAATGACGGTTATATACTTACTTCCGCAAAGGTTGATAGTGGAAACTCAGGGGGTTTTGCAACAAGTCAAGATGGATGTTGGATTGGAATACCGTCAGCAGTTGTGTCAGGTAACTTTCAAAATCTTGGTGTAATAATACCTGCAAGTACGATAGAAGATTTTGCAAGTCGTATCCCAACTTCTCAGTAA
- a CDS encoding plasma-membrane proton-efflux P-type ATPase produces MDQGLSSIAAKELLAKNGFNEIPQKHISIFKKILKNLISPIAVMLLLASFLSFILQKTFDGYFILLLLFLNTGITLWQENKADNAIQKLNEHLNQKVKVLRDNVWVQIDSRFLVIGDVVKLASGEVIPADAKIVGEEHLSINESALTGESLPKDKKINDEVFSGSFVASGIATIKVTAVGTNTHFGKTLFSVENIKKQSSLEKDILSISKFLTLLSLTAVVVLSVYFIIHKAPILELLTLDLSLVIAGIPISLPTVMTLIIEFGVINLAKKNVIIRRLSALEDLANVNFLLTDKTGTLTKNKIVVSDIYAYDGFTHNDVLSLSSIISGLESDNPIDIAINEKLKELHLNIPKFIKKDFIPADSKRKRSTVFIQKENKDQVISIGAPQIIISLCKIDKKTLDKFNREVETLAQKGFRTLAIASGDGKKENNLKIVGLIALSDELRPDAKSVLNFLKQNGINSSIVTGDNRAIAENISRELELNGEIITKDKLDKTNFDAISPAFFENTAAFAEILPEDKLDLVEKAKKFFTVAANGDGVNDLPAVKAASVGMAVSNAVSVLKATADIVLLSAGISVIKDAILESRKIFERLYTYSLYRISESLRLIVTIAVLGISYGVYPLTALQLILAALLNDIPIISLAFDNVEIANSPAKIDVKKRFTLSSAFGLVGVLNSLILFFIMKNVWNLSWPVIQTMYFLKLTVSGHMLIYVAHTKKHWWNFLPSKQVVIATSLTQLVATLFAFFGFLMPGKISLTQILFVWVWALLWMQVGEIVKFIQEKSFK; encoded by the coding sequence ATGGATCAAGGTTTATCTTCAATCGCCGCAAAAGAGCTTCTCGCCAAAAACGGATTTAATGAAATCCCGCAAAAACACATAAGTATCTTTAAAAAAATCTTAAAAAATTTAATTTCTCCGATTGCTGTAATGCTTCTTTTGGCGTCATTTTTATCTTTTATTCTGCAAAAAACTTTCGACGGTTATTTTATTTTATTGTTATTGTTTCTAAATACAGGAATAACTCTCTGGCAGGAGAATAAGGCTGACAATGCAATTCAAAAATTAAATGAGCATCTCAATCAAAAAGTAAAAGTTTTGCGGGATAATGTCTGGGTTCAAATTGATTCCAGGTTTTTGGTAATTGGAGATGTTGTCAAATTGGCTTCAGGCGAAGTAATTCCTGCTGATGCAAAAATTGTGGGAGAAGAACATCTATCGATTAACGAATCAGCTCTAACGGGAGAATCTCTTCCCAAAGACAAAAAAATAAACGATGAAGTTTTTTCAGGGTCTTTTGTCGCATCAGGAATTGCAACTATAAAAGTTACAGCAGTTGGGACAAATACTCATTTTGGGAAAACTCTTTTCTCTGTCGAAAATATCAAAAAGCAAAGTTCACTTGAAAAAGATATTTTAAGCATTTCAAAATTTTTGACCCTCCTAAGTCTTACTGCAGTAGTAGTTTTGTCAGTTTATTTTATCATTCATAAAGCCCCGATTCTTGAGCTTTTAACCCTTGATTTAAGCCTCGTTATCGCAGGAATTCCCATCAGTCTTCCCACAGTTATGACATTGATTATCGAGTTTGGAGTTATTAATCTCGCCAAAAAAAACGTAATCATTCGCCGTCTTTCAGCTCTTGAAGATTTAGCAAATGTAAATTTTTTACTAACAGATAAAACAGGAACATTAACAAAAAATAAAATTGTTGTTTCTGATATTTACGCCTACGACGGCTTTACTCACAATGATGTCTTGTCTCTTTCAAGTATTATTTCCGGTCTTGAAAGTGATAATCCAATCGATATTGCGATAAACGAAAAATTAAAAGAACTTCATTTAAATATTCCCAAATTTATTAAAAAAGATTTTATTCCAGCAGACTCAAAAAGAAAAAGAAGTACAGTTTTTATTCAAAAAGAAAATAAAGATCAGGTTATAAGCATTGGTGCTCCCCAAATTATCATTAGTCTTTGCAAAATTGATAAAAAGACCCTAGACAAATTTAATAGAGAAGTGGAAACGCTCGCTCAAAAAGGTTTTCGCACTTTAGCAATTGCATCAGGAGACGGCAAAAAAGAAAATAACTTGAAAATAGTTGGCCTGATAGCTTTATCTGACGAGCTTCGTCCGGATGCAAAATCAGTTTTAAATTTTCTAAAACAAAACGGAATTAATTCTTCAATTGTGACAGGGGATAATCGTGCAATTGCCGAAAACATTTCTCGTGAACTAGAGCTAAACGGAGAAATAATTACAAAAGACAAATTAGATAAAACCAATTTTGATGCAATAAGCCCAGCTTTTTTTGAAAATACAGCAGCTTTTGCAGAAATTTTGCCTGAAGACAAACTTGATCTTGTTGAAAAAGCCAAAAAATTCTTTACAGTTGCAGCAAACGGCGACGGAGTGAATGATTTGCCGGCAGTCAAAGCTGCAAGCGTTGGCATGGCTGTTTCCAATGCAGTAAGCGTCTTAAAGGCCACAGCCGATATTGTTTTATTATCAGCTGGGATTAGTGTCATAAAAGATGCAATTTTAGAAAGCCGCAAAATTTTTGAAAGGCTTTATACTTATTCTCTTTATAGGATTTCAGAAAGCCTTCGTTTGATTGTAACAATTGCAGTTCTTGGAATTTCATATGGAGTTTATCCGCTTACTGCTTTGCAGTTAATTTTGGCCGCGCTTTTAAACGATATTCCTATCATTTCTCTCGCCTTTGATAACGTTGAAATTGCTAATAGTCCAGCAAAAATTGATGTTAAAAAAAGATTTACATTAAGCTCAGCCTTCGGTTTAGTAGGCGTATTAAACAGTCTTATTTTATTTTTCATTATGAAAAATGTTTGGAATCTCTCCTGGCCTGTTATTCAAACAATGTATTTTCTAAAGCTCACAGTTTCAGGCCATATGTTAATTTACGTTGCTCATACAAAAAAACACTGGTGGAATTTTTTGCCAAGTAAGCAAGTTGTTATTGCGACATCTCTGACGCAGTTAGTTGCAACTCTTTTCGCATTCTTTGGTTTTTTAATGCCAGGGAAAATTTCTCTAACTCAAATTCTTTTTGTCTGGGTATGGGCGCTTTTATGGATGCAAGTAGGGGAGATTGTAAAATTTATTCAGGAAAAATCTTTTAAATAA
- a CDS encoding redox-regulated ATPase YchF gives MSSLKVGIVGLPNVGKSTLFNALMKRQVAYAANFPFATIEPNIGVVPVPDERLTKLAEVTALETKGATPPIVNATVEFVDIAGIVKGASTGAGLGNKFLANIREVDAICFCLRAFTDNDIIREGSTNPKDDFEILKTELDLADLETVENHSKKKNQDVENLPLFNKKPFLVVINVDENALHEAQGLEVKYAEELGLKVEQIVVISAKIESELSDLSESDQKNYLEDLGVKESGLERLAKKAFETLGLITFLTAGEKEVHAWTINKGIDAQNAAGAIHTDFIKKFIKADVCDFKDFVELGGWKNSRENGKVRSEGRDYIMQDGDVVEFKIGA, from the coding sequence ATGTCATCCTTAAAGGTAGGAATAGTTGGTCTGCCAAATGTAGGGAAGTCTACACTCTTTAACGCATTGATGAAAAGGCAGGTTGCTTATGCTGCAAACTTTCCTTTTGCGACGATCGAACCAAACATAGGGGTCGTACCCGTGCCTGACGAAAGATTAACTAAGCTTGCAGAAGTTACAGCTTTAGAAACAAAAGGAGCAACCCCTCCAATAGTGAACGCTACAGTTGAGTTTGTAGACATTGCAGGAATTGTTAAAGGCGCAAGTACTGGAGCAGGGTTAGGAAATAAATTTTTGGCAAACATTCGCGAAGTCGATGCAATTTGTTTTTGCCTTCGTGCTTTTACTGATAACGATATTATTCGAGAGGGAAGTACCAATCCAAAAGACGACTTTGAAATTTTAAAAACAGAATTAGACTTGGCTGATCTTGAAACTGTAGAAAATCATTCTAAGAAAAAAAATCAGGACGTTGAAAATTTGCCCTTATTTAATAAAAAACCATTTTTAGTTGTAATTAATGTCGACGAAAATGCTCTTCATGAAGCTCAAGGATTGGAAGTAAAATATGCAGAAGAATTAGGGTTAAAAGTAGAACAAATTGTTGTAATTTCAGCTAAAATTGAATCAGAACTTTCAGACTTAAGTGAATCTGACCAGAAAAATTATTTAGAAGATTTGGGAGTAAAAGAATCAGGACTAGAAAGGCTTGCCAAAAAAGCTTTTGAGACTCTGGGTTTGATTACATTTTTGACAGCTGGAGAAAAGGAAGTCCACGCCTGGACTATTAATAAGGGAATTGATGCTCAAAACGCGGCTGGAGCAATCCACACAGACTTCATCAAAAAGTTTATCAAAGCAGACGTTTGTGATTTTAAGGATTTTGTCGAGCTTGGAGGATGGAAAAATTCAAGAGAAAACGGAAAAGTCAGAAGCGAAGGAAGAGATTATATTATGCAAGATGGAGATGTTGTGGAATTTAAGATTGGCGCATAA
- the rpsF gene encoding 30S ribosomal protein S6, with translation MRKYELTIVLDGKATAAKKKSVQERIEKLIKEAKGKTDKVKDLGTKDLAYKIGKSETGAYLMFPLELESESAKEINSKMRVDTEVIRYLLINTEK, from the coding sequence ATGCGTAAATATGAATTAACTATTGTCTTGGATGGCAAAGCAACAGCTGCAAAGAAAAAATCAGTCCAAGAAAGAATAGAGAAATTAATTAAAGAAGCTAAGGGAAAGACAGATAAAGTCAAAGATCTTGGAACAAAAGATCTTGCATACAAAATTGGTAAAAGCGAAACTGGAGCATATTTAATGTTTCCTTTGGAACTTGAATCAGAAAGCGCAAAAGAAATAAACAGTAAAATGAGAGTCGACACTGAAGTTATCAGATATCTTTTAATTAATACAGAAAAATAA
- a CDS encoding trypsin-like peptidase domain-containing protein: MRKLDLRKVLIIGALIIVVLVAIGGGAVADRVFGFKPLDSLFPSSIGNGSTVGPTVVTSEEQDVENVVAKSSPSVVTVSGTATSQPSIQFDPFGGGFSQTPGGSQSQDIGSGFIVSANGLIVTNKHVVSDTTMTYKVITEDNKEYPVQTISRDPNNDIAVLKINANGLTPITLGDSTNLKVGQSVIAIGTALGQFRHSVTTGVVSGLGRGIQAGDPYQGYVEELDNIIQTDAAINPGNSGGPLINSSNQVIGINVAVAQGAQNIGFAIPINVVKDALNTFTKNGGFPGKAFLGVQYQMISQQAAILNDVPQGAYVTDVVTGSAADKAGVQTGDIITKADGQTLNDNSSSNSSSDSTQTSKLAQIINGKKVGDSLSMEVWRNGQTLNLTATLAADTSNQ, encoded by the coding sequence ATGAGGAAATTAGATCTTCGTAAAGTATTAATAATCGGCGCTTTGATAATTGTAGTTTTGGTTGCAATTGGCGGCGGTGCAGTTGCTGACCGCGTTTTTGGTTTTAAACCTCTGGATTCGCTTTTTCCATCGTCGATTGGCAATGGAAGTACCGTTGGGCCGACAGTTGTCACAAGCGAAGAGCAGGATGTTGAAAATGTTGTTGCCAAATCTTCTCCTTCCGTCGTTACAGTTTCAGGAACCGCAACAAGTCAGCCTTCAATTCAATTTGATCCATTCGGAGGAGGATTTAGCCAAACTCCTGGCGGAAGCCAGTCTCAAGATATTGGAAGCGGTTTCATAGTTTCGGCAAATGGTTTAATTGTGACTAATAAACATGTTGTAAGTGATACTACGATGACTTACAAAGTCATTACAGAAGATAATAAAGAATATCCAGTCCAAACAATTTCCCGCGATCCAAATAACGATATTGCAGTCTTAAAAATTAATGCAAACGGATTGACTCCAATTACTTTAGGCGATTCAACAAATCTTAAAGTTGGCCAATCAGTTATCGCAATAGGGACAGCTCTTGGGCAATTTAGGCATTCTGTCACAACAGGCGTTGTCTCAGGGCTTGGCCGGGGAATTCAGGCTGGCGATCCTTATCAGGGTTATGTTGAAGAGCTTGATAATATTATTCAAACAGATGCAGCAATTAACCCTGGAAATTCGGGCGGTCCATTAATTAATTCTTCAAATCAGGTAATTGGTATTAATGTTGCAGTAGCCCAAGGTGCTCAAAATATTGGCTTTGCAATTCCAATTAATGTTGTCAAAGATGCTCTAAATACCTTCACCAAAAACGGCGGTTTTCCTGGAAAAGCATTTTTAGGAGTCCAATATCAAATGATCAGCCAGCAAGCAGCAATTCTAAACGATGTTCCTCAAGGAGCTTATGTAACCGATGTTGTCACAGGAAGTGCAGCTGATAAAGCCGGAGTTCAGACAGGAGATATTATTACAAAAGCAGACGGACAGACTTTAAATGATAATTCATCAAGTAATAGTTCATCTGATAGCACACAAACAAGCAAACTTGCACAAATAATAAATGGTAAAAAAGTAGGGGATAGTTTGTCTATGGAAGTTTGGAGAAACGGCCAGACCTTAAATCTCACAGCAACTCTTGCAGCTGATACTTCAAATCAGTAA
- the rpsR gene encoding 30S ribosomal protein S18 — MPKQKSKPRRKVPTNLKCYFCENKKTPNYLETDELKRFVTERGKIASREYTGTCSKHQKQVAQAVKRARHLALLPFKASV; from the coding sequence ATGCCAAAACAAAAATCTAAACCAAGAAGAAAAGTTCCAACAAATTTAAAGTGTTACTTTTGCGAAAACAAAAAAACACCTAATTATTTGGAAACCGACGAGCTTAAAAGATTTGTAACCGAGCGTGGAAAGATTGCAAGCCGAGAATACACAGGAACTTGTAGCAAGCATCAAAAACAGGTTGCTCAGGCAGTTAAGCGCGCAAGGCATTTAGCTCTTCTTCCTTTCAAGGCTTCTGTGTAA